In one Juglans regia cultivar Chandler chromosome 11, Walnut 2.0, whole genome shotgun sequence genomic region, the following are encoded:
- the LOC109005206 gene encoding aspartyl protease family protein At5g10770-like translates to MAINTISSSFPRLFLVSTLVFLCSLKGLGFAFEGRETIEKNLLHHTHTVQVSSLLPSTTCTPSTKDPHRNGSSLKVVHKHGPCSQLNQDKTKTPTDAEILEQDQLRAEFIQYSRRSKRLGGEFLRRKSGSKASTNIPANLGGSFGTNNYIVTVGLGTPKRSLTLVFDTGSDLTWTQCQPCAGSCYDQNDAIFDPSYSSTYTNITCSSPLCSQLISGPGNQPTCSSSTCVYGVLYGDNSFSLGFFGKEKLTLTAKDVFKDFLFGCGQYNKGLFGATAGLLGLGRDKLSLVEQTANRYGRIFSYCLPPTSSSTGHLTFGKGSGKASNTIKFTPFSKSYSKSSFYGLDLLGISVAGDKLAIPPSVFSTGLIIDSGTILTYLPPTAYNALRTAFRQAMKNYTMGEAFSILDTCYDFSNRNTISIPKIVFSFRGGVDVEMDKFGVFLVVRSVSQVCLAFTGNKNANDTAIFGNTQQRGLEVVYDVGGSRIGFVPGGC, encoded by the exons ATGGCCATCAATACCATTTCCTCCTCGTTTCCGAGACTTTTCCTCGTTAGTACTCTTGTATTTCTCTGTTCTTTGAAGGGGCTTGGATTTGCCTTTGAAGGAAGAGAGACAATAGAGAAGAACCTTCTTCACCACACTCATACCGTTCAAGTCAGCTCTCTACTACCATCAACTACTTGCACCCCTTCtaccaaag ATCCTCATAGAAATGGGTCCAGCTTGAAAGTGGTACACAAGCATGGTCCATGCTCTCAACTAAACcaagacaaaacaaaaactccCACTGACGCTGAAATTCTGGAGCAAGACCAATTAAGGGCGGAGTTTATTCAATATTCCAGGCGCTCCAAGAGGTTGGGCGGCGAGTTTCTGAGGAGGAAGTCAGGGTCAAAGGCCTCCACCAATATCCCAGCCAATCTTGGCGGATCTTTCGGCACAAACAACTACATTGTGACGGTCGGACTGGGCACACCGAAAAGGAGCTTGACGCTCGTATTTGACACCGGTAGCGACCTCACCTGGACTCAGTGTCAGCCTTGCGCCGGGTCCTGCTACGACCAAAACGATGCCATCTTCGACCCTTCTTATTCCTCGACTTACACCAATATTACCTGTAGCTCTCCGTTGTGCTCTCAGCTCATTTCTGGCCCAG GAAATCAACCCACTTGCTCTTCCTCAACTTGCGTATACGGTGTACTGTATGGCGACAACTCGTTTTCGCTGGGATTTTTTGGTAAAGAAAAGCTAACCTTAACAGCAAAGGACGTGTTCAAAGATTTCCTATTCGGCTGCGGTCAATATAACAAAGGCCTGTTCGGCGCCACTGCGGGGTTGCTCGGCCTCGGCCGCGACAAGCTCTCCTTAGTCGAACAAACTGCAAATAGGTACGGCCGCATCTTCTCCTACTGCCTTCCCCCGACCTCCAGCTCAACAGGGCACCTCACTTTCGGGAAAGGCTCTGGCAAAGCTTCGAATACCATAAAGTTCACCCCCTTCTCGAAATCATACTCCAAATCGTCATTTTACGGCCTAGACTTGCTTGGAATCAGCGTCGCAGGAGATAAGCTAGCGATCCCGCCTTCGGTTTTCTCGACTGGGTTGATCATCGACTCTGGGACAATCTTGACATACTTACCGCCCACGGCGTACAACGCGTTGAGGACGGCGTTCCGACAGGCGATGAAGAACTATACGATGGGTGAGGCTTTTTCGATACTCGACACCTGCTACGACTTCAGCAATCGCAACACCATTTCCATACCGAAGATAGTCTTCTCCTTCAGAGGTGGCGTCGACGTGGAAATGGACAAGTTCGGGGTGTTCTTAGTTGTTCGAAGCGTTTCTCAGGTTTGCTTGGCTTTTACTGGGAACAAGAATGCCAATGACACGGCGATATTTGGGAATACTCAACAGAGGGGGTTGGAGGTGGTGTACGATGTTGGCGGAAGCAGGATTGGGTTTGTTCCTGGTGGTTGTTAA